A region of Reichenbachiella carrageenanivorans DNA encodes the following proteins:
- the thrS gene encoding threonine--tRNA ligase, with product MSDAKINITLPDGSVKSMDKGATGMDVALSISEGLARNVLAAEVNGEIWDANRPISEDATVSLLTWQNEGGKSTFWHSSAHLMAEALEALYPGVKLGIGPAIESGFYYDVDFGDQTFDSENLDVLENKMLELAREKNEYIREEISKADAVAYFKEKGDEYKLDLLEGLDDGTITFYKQGNFTDLCRGPHIPNTGVIKAVKVLNIAGAYWRGDENNKQLTRLYAVSFPKQKDLKEHLELLEEAKKRDHRKLGKELELFTFSEKVGQGLPLWLPKGAMLRERLEQFMRKAQVKAGYSPVITPHIGNKELYVTSGHYEKYGEDSFQPIATPHEGEEFFLKPMNCPHHCEIYKSKPHSYKDLPIRYAEFGTVYRYEQSGELHGLTRVRGFTQDDAHIFCTPDQVKEEFTKVIDLVLYTFKALGFEDYTAQISLRDPDNKAKYIGSDENWEKAERAIIEAAEEKGLNTVTEYGEAAFYGPKLDFMVKDALRRSWQLGTIQVDYNLPERFELEYIGADNGRHRPVMLHRAPFGSLERFVAVLTEHCGGNYPLWLTPDQIAVLPISEKYADYAHEIFSLMEENDIRGFIDHRDEKIGRKIRDAETKKIPFMLIVGEKEQEENKVSARRHGEGDLGSFTKEEFIALFRKAAAIN from the coding sequence ATGAGTGACGCTAAAATTAACATTACCCTTCCTGATGGTAGTGTGAAATCTATGGACAAGGGAGCGACTGGTATGGATGTCGCCTTGAGTATTAGTGAAGGGCTAGCTAGAAATGTGCTGGCCGCTGAAGTAAATGGAGAAATATGGGACGCCAACAGACCCATAAGTGAAGATGCTACGGTGAGTTTGCTTACCTGGCAAAATGAAGGAGGGAAGTCTACCTTTTGGCACTCATCTGCTCACCTCATGGCAGAAGCATTGGAGGCCCTGTACCCTGGAGTGAAACTAGGTATTGGACCAGCCATTGAGAGCGGTTTTTACTATGATGTCGATTTTGGTGATCAGACTTTTGATTCTGAGAATCTAGATGTTTTGGAAAACAAAATGCTGGAGTTGGCCCGTGAAAAGAACGAGTACATTAGAGAAGAAATTTCTAAAGCAGATGCTGTTGCCTATTTCAAAGAGAAGGGAGATGAGTACAAATTGGATTTGCTCGAAGGGCTAGACGACGGTACCATCACTTTCTATAAGCAAGGTAACTTTACGGATCTTTGTAGAGGGCCACACATCCCCAATACAGGTGTAATCAAGGCCGTGAAGGTGTTGAACATCGCTGGTGCTTATTGGCGTGGTGATGAGAATAACAAGCAGTTGACTCGTTTGTATGCAGTTTCGTTCCCTAAGCAGAAGGATCTGAAGGAGCATTTGGAGCTGCTAGAAGAAGCTAAGAAAAGAGATCATAGAAAACTAGGCAAAGAGCTTGAGCTATTTACTTTTTCTGAAAAAGTAGGACAAGGCTTACCGTTGTGGTTGCCCAAAGGAGCAATGCTTCGTGAGCGACTAGAACAGTTTATGCGAAAAGCGCAGGTCAAAGCGGGCTATAGCCCAGTGATTACACCACATATAGGAAACAAAGAACTGTATGTGACTTCTGGTCATTATGAGAAGTATGGTGAGGATTCATTTCAGCCTATAGCTACTCCACACGAAGGAGAGGAGTTTTTCTTGAAACCAATGAATTGTCCACATCACTGTGAGATATATAAGTCTAAACCACATTCGTACAAGGATTTGCCTATTCGATATGCAGAATTTGGAACCGTTTATCGTTATGAGCAAAGTGGAGAACTTCATGGACTTACGCGGGTAAGGGGTTTTACGCAAGACGACGCTCATATTTTCTGTACACCCGATCAGGTGAAAGAAGAATTCACGAAAGTGATTGATCTTGTACTCTATACTTTCAAGGCTTTGGGTTTTGAAGACTATACAGCTCAGATTTCGCTAAGAGATCCAGACAACAAAGCCAAATACATAGGTAGTGATGAGAATTGGGAAAAGGCAGAACGTGCCATCATAGAAGCAGCCGAAGAAAAAGGTCTAAATACCGTTACCGAATACGGTGAAGCGGCTTTTTACGGACCTAAACTAGACTTTATGGTCAAAGATGCTTTGCGTAGAAGTTGGCAATTAGGTACTATTCAGGTGGATTACAACTTGCCAGAAAGGTTTGAATTAGAATACATAGGAGCAGATAATGGCCGCCATCGTCCAGTGATGCTTCATAGAGCACCGTTTGGTTCGCTAGAGCGATTTGTAGCTGTGCTTACTGAACACTGTGGGGGCAACTACCCATTGTGGTTGACGCCAGATCAGATTGCTGTTTTGCCGATTTCAGAGAAATATGCAGACTACGCACATGAGATTTTCTCTTTGATGGAAGAAAATGATATCAGAGGATTTATCGACCATAGAGATGAAAAAATTGGGCGAAAAATCAGAGATGCTGAGACCAAAAAGATTCCATTTATGCTGATTGTAGGAGAGAAGGAGCAAGAAGAAAATAAGGTAAGTGCCCGTAGACACGGTGAAGGTGACTTGGGTAGCTTTACTAAAGAGGAATTCATTGCTCTGTTTAGAAAGGCAGCAGCGATCAATTAA